One window of Silurus meridionalis isolate SWU-2019-XX chromosome 9, ASM1480568v1, whole genome shotgun sequence genomic DNA carries:
- the lhx9 gene encoding LIM/homeobox protein Lhx9 isoform X1, translating into MEVVACKAKDSSCTLRPAAAAAAAAAAAMLFHGISGEHIQGIMEEMERRNKSESRLAKAVQMNGRETSMPSVSPEKPALCAGCGGKISDRYYLLAVDKQWHLRCLKCCECKLALESELTCFAKDGSIYCKEDYYRRFSVQRCARCHLGISASEMVMRARDSVYHLSCFTCTSCHKTLSTGDHFGMKESLVYCRLHFESLVHGDYQHHQHGQQQHAQLNYADLATKGTSLALPYFNGSGAVQKGRPRKRKSPAMGIDISTYNSGCNENDSEHLDRDQQAYAPSQKTKRMRTSFKHHQLRTMKSYFAINHNPDAKDLKQLAQKTGLTKRVLQVWFQNARAKFRRNVLRQESGGVEKADGTSLPAPSSDSGALTPPSTASTLTDLTNPSITVVTSVTSSLDSHESGSPPQTTLTNLF; encoded by the exons ATGGAAGTTGTGGCGTGCAAGGCGAAAGACAGCAGTTGCACGTTGCGCCCAGCAGCCGCCGCCGcagccgccgccgccgccgccatGCTTTTCCACGGCATCTCCGGCGAACACATCCAAGGCATCATGGAGGAAATGGAGAGGAGAAACAAATCCGAGTCTCGCCTTGCCAAAGCTGTGCAGATGAACGGCAGAGAAACG AGCATGCCGTCTGTCAGCCCGGAGAAACCTGCTCTGTGCGCCGGATGCGGAGGCAAAATCTCGGACCGCTATTATTTACTGGCGGTGGATAAACAGTGGCACCTGCGCTGCCTCAAGTGCTGCGAGTGCAAACTGGCGCTGGAGTCCGAGCTCACGTGCTTCGCCAAGGACGGTAGCATTTACTGCAAAGAGGATTACTACAg AAGGTTCTCCGTGCAGCGGTGCGCTCGCTGCCACCTGGGCATCTCGGCGTCGGAGATGGTGATGCGCGCACGCGACTCCGTCTACCACCTGAGCTGCTTCACGTGCACGTCGTGCCACAAGACGCTGAGCACGGGCGACCACTTCGGCATGAAGGAGAGCCTGGTTTACTGCCGTCTGCATTTCGAGAGCCTCGTGCACGGGGACTACCAGCATCACCAGCACGGCCAGCAGCAACACGCGCAGCTCAACTACGCCGACTTGGCCACCAAGGGCACGAGCCTGGCGCTGCCTTACTTTAACGGCTCGGGCGCGGTGCAGAAGGGCAGACCCCGGAAACGCAAGAGCCCCGCCATGGGCATCGATATCAGCACGTACAACTCGG GCTGTAACGAGAACGACTCAGAACATCTGGACCGGGACCAGCAGGCGTACGCGCCGTCGCAGAAGACGAAACGCATGCGCACGTCCTTCAAGCACCACCAGCTTCGCACCATGAAGTCCTACTTCGCCATCAATCACAACCCCGATGCCAAGGATTTAAAGCAGCTCGCGCAGAAGACCGGCCTCACCAAGAGAGTGCTGCAG GTCTGGTTCCAAAACGCGCGAGCCAAATTCAGACGGAACGTTTTGCGGCAGGAGAGCGGGGGTGTCGAGAAGGCTGACGGCACGTCACTTCCCGCACCCTCCTCCGACAGCGGTGCTCTGACCCCGCCGAGCACAGCCAGCACACTAACAGACCTGACCAATCCCTCTATCACCGTAGTCACCTCAGTCACCTCTAGTTTGGACAGCCACGAGTCTGGAAGCCCCCCTCAAACGACCCTGACGAACCTTTTCTaa
- the lhx9 gene encoding LIM/homeobox protein Lhx9 isoform X3 has translation MEVVACKAKDSSCTLRPAAAAAAAAAAAMLFHGISGEHIQGIMEEMERRNKSESRLAKAVQMNGRETSMPSVSPEKPALCAGCGGKISDRYYLLAVDKQWHLRCLKCCECKLALESELTCFAKDGSIYCKEDYYRRFSVQRCARCHLGISASEMVMRARDSVYHLSCFTCTSCHKTLSTGDHFGMKESLVYCRLHFESLVHGDYQHHQHGQQQHAQLNYADLATKGTSLALPYFNGSGAVQKGRPRKRKSPAMGIDISTYNSGCNENDSEHLDRDQQAYAPSQKTKRMRTSFKHHQLRTMKSYFAINHNPDAKDLKQLAQKTGLTKRVLQGEQILGHYSHTSRRLKIP, from the exons ATGGAAGTTGTGGCGTGCAAGGCGAAAGACAGCAGTTGCACGTTGCGCCCAGCAGCCGCCGCCGcagccgccgccgccgccgccatGCTTTTCCACGGCATCTCCGGCGAACACATCCAAGGCATCATGGAGGAAATGGAGAGGAGAAACAAATCCGAGTCTCGCCTTGCCAAAGCTGTGCAGATGAACGGCAGAGAAACG AGCATGCCGTCTGTCAGCCCGGAGAAACCTGCTCTGTGCGCCGGATGCGGAGGCAAAATCTCGGACCGCTATTATTTACTGGCGGTGGATAAACAGTGGCACCTGCGCTGCCTCAAGTGCTGCGAGTGCAAACTGGCGCTGGAGTCCGAGCTCACGTGCTTCGCCAAGGACGGTAGCATTTACTGCAAAGAGGATTACTACAg AAGGTTCTCCGTGCAGCGGTGCGCTCGCTGCCACCTGGGCATCTCGGCGTCGGAGATGGTGATGCGCGCACGCGACTCCGTCTACCACCTGAGCTGCTTCACGTGCACGTCGTGCCACAAGACGCTGAGCACGGGCGACCACTTCGGCATGAAGGAGAGCCTGGTTTACTGCCGTCTGCATTTCGAGAGCCTCGTGCACGGGGACTACCAGCATCACCAGCACGGCCAGCAGCAACACGCGCAGCTCAACTACGCCGACTTGGCCACCAAGGGCACGAGCCTGGCGCTGCCTTACTTTAACGGCTCGGGCGCGGTGCAGAAGGGCAGACCCCGGAAACGCAAGAGCCCCGCCATGGGCATCGATATCAGCACGTACAACTCGG GCTGTAACGAGAACGACTCAGAACATCTGGACCGGGACCAGCAGGCGTACGCGCCGTCGCAGAAGACGAAACGCATGCGCACGTCCTTCAAGCACCACCAGCTTCGCACCATGAAGTCCTACTTCGCCATCAATCACAACCCCGATGCCAAGGATTTAAAGCAGCTCGCGCAGAAGACCGGCCTCACCAAGAGAGTGCTGCAG GGAGAACAAATCTTGGGGCATTACAGCCATACTTCACGGCGTTTGAAAATTCCCTAA
- the lhx9 gene encoding LIM/homeobox protein Lhx9 isoform X2: MEVVACKAKDSSCTLRPAAAAAAAAAAAMLFHGISGEHIQGIMEEMERRNKSESRLAKAVQMNGRETSMPSVSPEKPALCAGCGGKISDRYYLLAVDKQWHLRCLKCCECKLALESELTCFAKDGSIYCKEDYYRFSVQRCARCHLGISASEMVMRARDSVYHLSCFTCTSCHKTLSTGDHFGMKESLVYCRLHFESLVHGDYQHHQHGQQQHAQLNYADLATKGTSLALPYFNGSGAVQKGRPRKRKSPAMGIDISTYNSGCNENDSEHLDRDQQAYAPSQKTKRMRTSFKHHQLRTMKSYFAINHNPDAKDLKQLAQKTGLTKRVLQVWFQNARAKFRRNVLRQESGGVEKADGTSLPAPSSDSGALTPPSTASTLTDLTNPSITVVTSVTSSLDSHESGSPPQTTLTNLF; the protein is encoded by the exons ATGGAAGTTGTGGCGTGCAAGGCGAAAGACAGCAGTTGCACGTTGCGCCCAGCAGCCGCCGCCGcagccgccgccgccgccgccatGCTTTTCCACGGCATCTCCGGCGAACACATCCAAGGCATCATGGAGGAAATGGAGAGGAGAAACAAATCCGAGTCTCGCCTTGCCAAAGCTGTGCAGATGAACGGCAGAGAAACG AGCATGCCGTCTGTCAGCCCGGAGAAACCTGCTCTGTGCGCCGGATGCGGAGGCAAAATCTCGGACCGCTATTATTTACTGGCGGTGGATAAACAGTGGCACCTGCGCTGCCTCAAGTGCTGCGAGTGCAAACTGGCGCTGGAGTCCGAGCTCACGTGCTTCGCCAAGGACGGTAGCATTTACTGCAAAGAGGATTACTACAg GTTCTCCGTGCAGCGGTGCGCTCGCTGCCACCTGGGCATCTCGGCGTCGGAGATGGTGATGCGCGCACGCGACTCCGTCTACCACCTGAGCTGCTTCACGTGCACGTCGTGCCACAAGACGCTGAGCACGGGCGACCACTTCGGCATGAAGGAGAGCCTGGTTTACTGCCGTCTGCATTTCGAGAGCCTCGTGCACGGGGACTACCAGCATCACCAGCACGGCCAGCAGCAACACGCGCAGCTCAACTACGCCGACTTGGCCACCAAGGGCACGAGCCTGGCGCTGCCTTACTTTAACGGCTCGGGCGCGGTGCAGAAGGGCAGACCCCGGAAACGCAAGAGCCCCGCCATGGGCATCGATATCAGCACGTACAACTCGG GCTGTAACGAGAACGACTCAGAACATCTGGACCGGGACCAGCAGGCGTACGCGCCGTCGCAGAAGACGAAACGCATGCGCACGTCCTTCAAGCACCACCAGCTTCGCACCATGAAGTCCTACTTCGCCATCAATCACAACCCCGATGCCAAGGATTTAAAGCAGCTCGCGCAGAAGACCGGCCTCACCAAGAGAGTGCTGCAG GTCTGGTTCCAAAACGCGCGAGCCAAATTCAGACGGAACGTTTTGCGGCAGGAGAGCGGGGGTGTCGAGAAGGCTGACGGCACGTCACTTCCCGCACCCTCCTCCGACAGCGGTGCTCTGACCCCGCCGAGCACAGCCAGCACACTAACAGACCTGACCAATCCCTCTATCACCGTAGTCACCTCAGTCACCTCTAGTTTGGACAGCCACGAGTCTGGAAGCCCCCCTCAAACGACCCTGACGAACCTTTTCTaa